One part of the Pseudomonadota bacterium genome encodes these proteins:
- a CDS encoding type I restriction endonuclease — translation MLNKFYELFENLNSNKNIISFNETQTKQTIILKILHILDWDIFNSEEVAPEFFTHGKRVDYALKQGGHIKVFVEAKRAGEDLDKHQEQLLQYAFQEGVELAVLTNGITWWFYLPLQRGNWKERKFCSICIDDKSQDSSTKVTKFVTFLSKEQVKTGKALLDAENEHKIKLATKDLPLIADNIKGLFPEEFSNQGLSKDETFIDFILDEAAKLHGVMLNKSDVIQWLQSEDKKTKATVVNKIYNETNIHSNRLNKMRYLEKIKTIKSRHAPSARFTNSLKKLYDIIVEIVAETGSNSLSGDTISKKYKEKYHMPKSSSLPILPTDVCYNMVNLADQETKFLIYHGMKNFEFVDIHYVNDGEEKIAWTLRGRDLPEILKGNTYDIGIYRNGHFLWNEEELKKLSDDILLESESLK, via the coding sequence CGAGAATCTTAATTCTAACAAAAACATAATCTCCTTTAATGAAACACAAACTAAACAGACAATAATATTAAAAATCCTCCATATATTGGACTGGGATATATTTAACTCAGAGGAGGTAGCACCTGAATTTTTCACTCATGGAAAGAGAGTTGATTATGCACTAAAACAAGGGGGGCACATAAAAGTCTTTGTAGAGGCCAAGCGGGCAGGAGAAGATTTGGATAAACATCAGGAGCAGCTGTTGCAGTATGCTTTTCAAGAGGGTGTTGAACTGGCAGTTTTAACGAACGGGATTACTTGGTGGTTTTACCTTCCTCTGCAAAGAGGAAACTGGAAGGAAAGAAAATTTTGCTCGATTTGTATTGATGACAAAAGTCAAGATTCCAGCACGAAAGTTACAAAGTTTGTGACATTTCTCTCGAAAGAGCAAGTTAAAACTGGCAAAGCATTATTAGACGCCGAAAACGAACACAAAATAAAGTTGGCAACCAAGGACTTGCCATTAATAGCTGACAATATAAAAGGCCTATTTCCAGAAGAATTCTCGAATCAGGGACTGTCCAAAGACGAGACATTTATCGACTTTATTTTGGACGAAGCAGCAAAATTACACGGGGTCATGTTAAATAAAAGTGATGTCATTCAATGGTTACAGAGCGAAGATAAAAAAACAAAAGCCACGGTTGTAAATAAAATCTATAATGAAACAAACATCCATAGCAACAGATTAAATAAGATGAGATATCTTGAAAAGATTAAGACAATTAAATCTCGACATGCACCTTCAGCGAGGTTCACAAATTCTTTAAAAAAGCTATATGACATTATTGTTGAGATTGTAGCAGAAACTGGAAGCAACAGTTTGAGCGGCGATACTATTTCTAAAAAGTACAAAGAAAAATACCATATGCCAAAATCTTCTTCATTGCCTATATTGCCTACAGATGTATGTTATAACATGGTAAATTTAGCCGACCAAGAAACCAAATTTTTAATATACCATGGCATGAAAAACTTTGAATTCGTGGATATTCACTATGTAAACGATGGAGAAGAAAAAATTGCATGGACTCTAAGAGGTAGAGATTTGCCCGAAATATTGAAAGGCAATACCTACGATATAGGTATTTATAGAAACGGCCATTTTTTGTGGAATGAAGAAGAATTGAAAAAACTAAGTGATGACATTTTACTGGAATCTGAAAGTTTGAAATGA
- a CDS encoding AAA family ATPase: MKIAISGKGGVGKTTLAGVMARALGERGFRVLAIDADPDSNLGSAIGFTTDELKGAVPLAQMEEFIEERTGAKKGQYGSFFKLNPMVDDIPDRFSVEKGNVRLVVLGNIVQGGGGCFCAENILLKSLLSYVLIERDEYVIVDMEAGLEHLGRGSTAYIDALIVVVEPGKRSFQTAHQTKKLAADLGIRNIFTVGNKVMNDADLELIKENLDGLSLIGCLGYNGKVLEADKQGISPYDIDAQIKAETVKIIDNLEKAIKL, from the coding sequence ATGAAGATTGCCATATCAGGTAAAGGTGGAGTGGGAAAAACAACCCTCGCAGGGGTAATGGCAAGGGCACTGGGGGAACGGGGATTTAGGGTACTTGCAATAGATGCTGACCCTGATTCTAACCTGGGGAGCGCCATAGGTTTTACGACGGATGAATTGAAAGGGGCTGTTCCGCTGGCACAGATGGAGGAATTCATCGAGGAGCGGACAGGCGCGAAAAAAGGGCAGTACGGCTCATTTTTTAAACTGAACCCCATGGTTGATGATATACCCGACAGGTTTTCTGTTGAAAAAGGCAACGTCAGATTGGTTGTCCTGGGAAATATAGTTCAGGGAGGCGGCGGGTGTTTTTGCGCAGAAAACATACTTTTAAAGAGCTTGCTCTCCTATGTGCTGATCGAGCGGGATGAATACGTGATTGTGGATATGGAAGCAGGACTCGAGCATTTGGGCAGGGGTTCTACGGCTTATATTGATGCGCTGATCGTTGTTGTGGAACCGGGTAAGAGGAGTTTTCAAACAGCACATCAGACAAAAAAACTTGCCGCTGATCTTGGGATAAGAAATATATTTACTGTTGGAAATAAGGTGATGAACGATGCCGACCTGGAACTGATCAAGGAGAACCTCGATGGTTTGTCGCTTATCGGTTGTCTGGGATATAACGGGAAGGTGCTGGAGGCTGATAAGCAGGGCATATCTCCTTACGATATAGACGCGCAGATCAAAGCGGAAACCGTAAAAATTATCGATAATCTTGAGAAGGCCATAAAATTATGA
- a CDS encoding DNA translocase FtsK 4TM domain-containing protein, with product MSGEFKKEILGIGLLGVFIFLLVSLLSYYPLDPSFNTLAEGAAKNLCGKVGSYITDILIQLFGMLSYLLPAITLLFSVFYLRKKDPPHILVLSSGLVLLFLSMSVILQLMVGRLQIKGVVIPFSGFLGLLLEKTLVNLFSYFGSYLISAILFLISIFLIVQAPMLSLLEMRIARRKSVEHRKEIKVAEEKHPEPKAEKKAVQESFEFFKDIGPYKLPPVSLLDTIEKKEVKIDKESIQLNASILEKKLKDYGINGKVSEVKPGPVITMYEFEPAPGIKVSRISNLADDLAMALSAVSIRIIAPIPGKAVVGIEIPNKIRQTVYFREIVESELFGSSQSYLTLALGKTISGEPYVAELTKMPHLLVAGSTGSGKSVSLNSMICSILYKATPVNVRFLMIDLKMLELSFYDGIPHLLLPVVTNPKNAKTALRWLIDEMERRYTMMAEMGVRSIEKYNQKTAKLEREQGQDVLPYIVVVIDELADLMMVSTREVEEYIARLAQMARASGIHLILATQRPSVDVLTGIIKANFPARISCQVSSKVDSRTILDANGAESLLGYGDMLFMSPGLSKLQRIHGPFVSEGEIKRIVGFLKEQSTPLYQNEILEEKEEKADDDEIDDEKYKEAVEFVVDKGEASISMVQRRFRIGYNRAARIVERMERDGVVGPSDGVKPREVFRKQ from the coding sequence ATGTCTGGAGAGTTTAAAAAGGAAATATTAGGCATCGGGCTTCTCGGCGTGTTTATATTTTTGCTTGTCAGCCTGCTTTCATACTACCCCCTTGACCCCTCTTTTAACACCCTTGCAGAAGGTGCTGCAAAAAACCTTTGTGGAAAGGTCGGCTCTTATATTACAGACATCCTTATCCAGTTGTTCGGGATGCTAAGCTATCTCCTGCCGGCAATAACACTCCTGTTTTCTGTGTTCTACCTGAGGAAAAAGGACCCGCCTCACATCCTCGTGCTTTCATCAGGGCTTGTGCTCCTGTTTCTGTCAATGTCGGTCATTTTACAGCTCATGGTAGGAAGGCTGCAGATTAAGGGGGTTGTCATTCCCTTTTCCGGTTTTCTTGGCCTTCTGCTTGAGAAAACCCTGGTAAATCTCTTTAGTTATTTCGGCAGTTACCTTATCTCTGCCATCCTTTTTTTGATTTCAATTTTTCTGATTGTTCAGGCGCCGATGCTTTCCCTCCTTGAAATGCGTATTGCAAGGAGAAAATCAGTAGAGCACAGGAAAGAGATTAAAGTAGCGGAGGAAAAGCATCCGGAGCCGAAGGCAGAGAAAAAGGCAGTTCAGGAGTCTTTTGAGTTTTTTAAAGATATCGGTCCCTATAAGCTTCCACCTGTTTCTCTTCTCGATACCATAGAGAAAAAAGAAGTAAAAATTGACAAAGAAAGTATACAGCTCAATGCAAGCATTCTTGAGAAAAAATTGAAAGACTACGGGATTAACGGAAAGGTCTCAGAGGTAAAGCCGGGCCCGGTAATAACAATGTACGAATTTGAGCCTGCCCCTGGTATAAAGGTAAGCAGAATTTCGAATCTTGCCGATGATCTGGCAATGGCTCTAAGTGCTGTGTCAATAAGGATTATAGCGCCGATTCCGGGGAAGGCTGTTGTAGGTATAGAAATACCGAATAAAATACGGCAGACGGTATACTTCAGGGAGATTGTCGAATCCGAACTGTTCGGTTCATCTCAGTCTTATCTGACCCTTGCGCTGGGAAAGACAATATCGGGCGAGCCCTATGTGGCAGAACTGACCAAGATGCCCCATCTCCTTGTTGCCGGCTCCACCGGCTCCGGTAAAAGCGTATCACTTAACAGCATGATATGCAGCATTCTTTACAAGGCTACCCCGGTCAATGTAAGGTTTCTCATGATTGATCTGAAGATGCTTGAACTTTCCTTTTATGACGGCATACCACACCTCCTTCTTCCTGTCGTTACGAACCCTAAAAATGCAAAGACGGCATTGCGGTGGCTCATAGACGAGATGGAGAGAAGGTACACGATGATGGCGGAAATGGGTGTACGGAGCATAGAGAAGTATAATCAAAAAACGGCGAAACTGGAGCGGGAGCAGGGACAGGATGTGCTGCCCTATATTGTAGTTGTCATAGACGAGCTTGCCGATTTGATGATGGTTTCTACGCGGGAAGTAGAAGAATATATAGCAAGGCTTGCGCAGATGGCCAGGGCATCGGGTATCCATCTGATCCTTGCTACACAACGGCCATCGGTAGATGTACTGACAGGTATTATCAAGGCAAATTTCCCGGCCCGTATATCATGCCAGGTATCATCAAAGGTGGATTCAAGGACTATCCTCGATGCAAACGGCGCTGAAAGCTTGCTTGGATATGGAGATATGCTCTTTATGAGCCCGGGGCTCAGCAAACTTCAGCGAATTCACGGTCCCTTCGTGTCGGAAGGTGAGATAAAGAGGATAGTAGGGTTTCTGAAAGAACAGTCAACGCCTTTATATCAGAATGAGATACTGGAGGAAAAGGAAGAAAAGGCAGATGATGACGAAATAGATGACGAGAAATACAAAGAAGCAGTGGAGTTTGTTGTAGATAAAGGGGAGGCATCCATAAGCATGGTTCAGAGGAGGTTCAGGATCGGGTACAACAGGGCTGCCCGGATTGTGGAGAGGATGGAGAGGGATGGTGTTGTCGGTCCTTCTGACGGGGTTAAACCAAGAGAAGTTTTTAGGAAACAGTGA
- a CDS encoding lysophospholipid acyltransferase family protein — MRRIVAAISLVFSTIFLSIIALTGSLFYNKGLVIHKLSHFWAFLHLKVCGIKVLSKGRENLLKPPYIIMCNHQSALDIFVLYIALPFMFKWVAKRQLFSIPFVGWIMKRASYVSLDRENPREGLRAINDAALKISKGMNIIVFPEGTRSKDGKLLPFKKGVFSLAVRAGVPVIPIGISGTSMLQPKGSLMPKEKGVIYVNIGKPILIIGDKASEKARVMDEVRASIERLMADTGGILIDSHGQTHGT, encoded by the coding sequence ATGAGAAGAATCGTTGCTGCCATAAGCCTCGTATTTTCCACTATTTTTCTCTCAATAATTGCCCTTACAGGTTCTCTTTTTTACAACAAAGGCTTGGTAATTCATAAACTTTCACATTTTTGGGCTTTTCTCCATCTGAAGGTGTGCGGCATCAAGGTTTTGTCAAAAGGAAGGGAAAATCTGTTGAAGCCACCTTATATAATTATGTGTAATCATCAGAGTGCCCTTGACATATTTGTGCTCTACATTGCGCTTCCTTTTATGTTTAAGTGGGTTGCAAAGAGACAACTCTTCTCCATTCCTTTTGTGGGATGGATCATGAAAAGGGCCAGCTACGTCAGTCTCGACAGGGAAAATCCACGGGAAGGGCTAAGGGCAATAAATGATGCAGCACTAAAAATCAGCAAAGGTATGAACATTATCGTATTCCCCGAAGGTACCCGAAGCAAGGACGGGAAGCTTCTTCCCTTTAAAAAGGGGGTGTTTTCCCTTGCTGTCCGCGCCGGTGTTCCTGTAATCCCGATAGGAATTAGCGGGACGAGCATGTTGCAGCCAAAGGGTAGCCTTATGCCGAAGGAAAAAGGGGTAATATATGTTAATATAGGTAAACCGATACTTATCATCGGGGATAAAGCCTCGGAGAAGGCAAGGGTCATGGATGAAGTAAGGGCATCTATTGAAAGGCTGATGGCAGATACTGGAGGCATATTGATAGATTCCCACGGGCAAACCCATGGCACATGA